A segment of the Streptomyces sp. NBC_01235 genome:
GGCCCGCCGCCTACGCCAAGGCCCACCCACCCCGCCCCCGGCGTTTTCCCGGCAGCCTCGCCGCCGTACGCGACCGGCTCGGGCTGTCCGGGCCGGGCCAACGGGGGCGACCGACGGTGCGCGTGTAGGACGACGGTCGCGACGCTACGCGGCCCCGACGCGACCGACGCGGAACGCGCCAGGGCGCCCGGCTCGGCCTGTGCGGGCCGGGCCGGACGCCCTGGATGTTCTGGTCGGACCGCGCAGGACGCGATCCGACCGGGTCGGATCAGACCAGGTCGAACCGGTCGAGGTTGGAGACCTTGACCCAGGCCGCGACGAAGTCGTTCACGAACTTCTCCTTCGCGTCGTCGCTCGCGTAGACCTCGGCGAGCGCGCGCAGCTCGGAGTTCGAGCCGAAGACCAGGTCGGCACGGGTGCCGGTCCACTTGACCTCGCCAGTGGCGGCGTCGCGGCCCTCGAACGTGGACTGGTCCGCGGACGTCGACGACCAGGTCGTGCCCAGGTCGAGCAGGTTGACGAAGAAGTCGTTCGTCAGCTTGCCCGGGGCGTCGGTGAGGACGCCGTGCGAGGACTGGGCGTGGTTGGCGCCCAGGACCCGCAGGCCGCCGACGAGGACCGTCAGCTCCGGCGCGCTCAGGTTCAGCAGGTTCGCCTTGTCGAGCAGCAGGAACTCGGCCGGCAGGCGGTTGCCCTTGCCGAGGTAGTTGCGGAACCCGTCGGCGGTCGGCTCGAGCGCGGCGAACGACTCGACGTCCGTCTGCTCCTGCGAGGCGTCCACCCGGCCCGGCGTGAAGGGGACCTCCACGTCGTGACCGGCGTCCCCCGCGGCCTTCTCCACGGCGGCGGCGCCACCGAGGACGATCAGGTCGGCCAGGGAGACCTTCTTGGCGCCGGAGTTGAACTCCTCCTGGATGCCCTCCAGGACGCGCAGGACCTGCGCCAGCTCGTCCGGGTTGTTGACCTCCCAGCCGCGCTGCGGCTCCAGGCGGATGCGGGCACCGTTGGCGCCGCCGCGCTTGTCGCTGCCGCGGAAGGTGGAGGCCGACGCCCACGCGGTGGACACCAGCTGCGAGACGGTCAGCCCCGAGTCGAGGAGCTTGGCCTTGAGGGCCGCGATGTCCTCGGCGCCGATGACCTCGCCGTCGGCCTCCGGCAGCGGGTCCTGCCACAGCAGGGTCTCCGCCGGGACCTCCGGGCCGAGGTACAGGGACTTCGGGCCCAGGTCGCGGTGGGTCAGCTTGTACCAGGCGCGGGCGAAGGCGTCCGCGAACTGGTCGGGGTTCTCGTGGAAGCGACGCGAGATCTGCTCGTAGACCGGGTCGAAGCGCAGCGACAGGTCGGTCGTCAGCATCGTCGGGGCGTGGCTCTTGGACGGGTCGTGCGCGTCGGGGATGGTGCCCGCGCCCGCGCCGTCCTTGGCGACCCACTGATTGGCGCCGGCCGGGCTCTCCGTCAGCTCCCACTCGTAGCCGAACAGGTTGTCGAAGAAGCCGTTGCCCCACTGCGTCGGCGTGGCGGTCCAGGTGACCTCCAGGCCACTGGTGATGGTGTCGCCGCCCTTGCCGGTGCCGTAGCTGCTCTTCCAGCCGAGGCCCTGCTCCGCCAGCGAGGCGGCCTCGGGGTCGTCGCCGACGTTGTCCGCCGGGCCCGCGCCGTGGGTCTTGCCGAAGGTGTGACCGCCCGCGATCAGGGCGACCGTCTCCTCGTCGTTCATCGCCATCCGGCGGAACGTCTCACGGATGTCGCGGGCCGCGGCCAGCGGGTCCGGGTTGCCGTTCGGGCCCTCGGGGTTGACGTAGATGAGGCCCATCTGGACGGCGCCGAGCGGGTTCTCCAGCTCGCGGTCACCGGTGTAGCGCTGGTCGTCGAGCCAGGTGGTCTCGGGACCCCAGTAGACGTCCTCCTCGGCCTCCCAGACGTCCTCGCGGCCGCCGGCGAAGCCGAACGTCTCGAAGCCCATCTGCTCCAGCGCGACGTTGCCCGTGAGGATCATGAGGTCGGCCCAGGAGATGGACTGGCCGTACTTCTTCTTGACCGGCCACAGCAGACGGCGGGCCTTGTCCAGGTTGGCGTTGTCCGGCCAGCTGTTGAGCGGGGCGAAGCGCTGCTGGCCGGCGCCGGCGCCGCCGCGGCCGTCGCTGATGCGGTAGGTGCCCGCGCTGTGCCAGGCCATGCGGATCATCAGCGGGCCGTAGTTGCCGAAGTCGGCGGGCCACCAGTCCTGCGAGGTGGTCAGCACCTCGGCGATGTCCGCCTTCACGGCCGCCAGGTCGAGCGACTTGAAGGCCTCGGCGTAGTCGAAGTCCCCACCGAGCGGGTTCGCCACTGCGGGGTTCTTCGCGAGGATCTTCAGGTTGAGCCGCTCCGGCCACCACTGGCGGTTTCCGCCGCCCTGGGTCGGGTGAGCGGCGCGACCGTGCGCGACCGGGCAGCCACCTGCCTCCGCCGCCTTCGGTTCGGTCACGATCGCATCATGGTTCTCGGTCATGGGGGAATCCTTCTGGGCTGGTCGGATCACATGCTCACGTACCGCAGTGCTCGGGTACTGCGGGTGCTCAGGTACTACCGGCGGTGGAACAGACGGGGCACATGCCCCAGTAGATGACCTCGGCCTCGTCTATGGAGAAGCCGCGGTCGTCGGCGGCGGTCAGACAGGGGGCGTGGCCGACCGCGCAGTCGACGTCGACGACGACGCCGCACGAGCGGCACACCAGGTGGTGGTGGTTGTCCCCGACGCGCCCCTCGAACCGGGCCGGGCTGCCCGGCGGCTCGATACGGCGCACCAGTCCTGCCGTGGTCAGCGCGTGCAGGGCTTCGTACACGGCTTGCAGGGAGATGTGGCCCACGCGGTCGCGCACGCCGGTGGCGATCGCCTCGACACCGAGGTGGTCGCCGCCGCGGACGGTCTCGAGCAACGCGACACGTGCGGCCGTCACCCGCAGGCCTACACCGCGCAGCTCCTCGGCGGTGGTCGGTGTACGGGGTGCTGTCATACCGCCGAACCTACTTCATAAACACGAGTGATTCAAGAAAACGAACAGTGCAAGTCTGGGAAACTGTGCAGGTCGGGGGAACCACGACCCAGGGATCAGGGGCAGGGATCAGGGGCCAGGGGCCGGGCGTCAGAGGCCCGACGTCAGAGGCCCGACGTCAGAGGCCCGGCGTCAGAGGAACGTGGCGAGGCCGTCGAGGAGCCTGTCGACGTCCTCGGTGTCGGTGTAGGGGGCGAGTCCCACCCGCAGCGCGGGGTCGTCGAGCTTCAGCGCGGTGAAGGGCTCGTGGGCGTAGAACGACCCGGCCGGGGCCACGACCCCTCGCGCGGCCAGGTGGGCCTGCGCCTCGCGCGCGTCCCGGCCCTCGAGGGTCATCAGGGCGGTCGGGGTGCGGTCCGGCGCCTTCGAGTGGACGGTGACGGCGTCGCCCAGTGCCCGCAGTCCCTCCTCCACCCGGGCGCGCAGCGCGTTCTCGTGCGCGTGCAGGGACGCCAGCGACCGCGCCAGCCGCTCTCTGCGCGACACCCCCGCCGCCGGCGCGTCGCCCGGGCCCGCCGTGTCCGCCGTGTGCGTCGTGTCCATCGCGGCCAGGAAGTCCACGGCGGCGGTGGCGCCCGCCAGGATCTCGTAGGGCAGCGTGCCGAACTCGAAGCGCTCCGGCACCGCGTTCGTGGACGGCAGCAGCTTGTCCGGTTCCAGGGCTTCGAGGACGTCGGGGAATCCGGCGAGCACACCGCAGTGCGGTCCGAGGAACTTGTACGGCGAGCAGACGAACAGGTCCGCCCCCAGCGCGGGCACGTCCACCAGGTGGTGCGCGGCGTAGTGCACCCCGTCCACGTACAGCAGGGCGCCGGCCTCGTGGGCCCGGTCGGCGATCCGGCGCACGGGCGGCTTGGTGCCCAGCACGTTCGACGCCGCCGTCACCGCGACCAGCCGCGTCCGCGGCGACAGGGCCCGTTCGTAGGAGTCGAGGTCGAGTTCCGTGGTTTCGGCGTCGATCTCGATCCAGCGGACGGTGACCCCGGCGTGCTCGGCCGCCTGTATCCAGGGACGCACGTTGGCGTCGTGATCCAGACGGCTGAGGACGATCTCGTCACCGGCCCGCCAGCCCTTGGCCAGGTGTCGTGAGAAGTCGTATGTGAGCTGGGTGGCGCTGCGCCCGTGCACGACGCTGTTCGCGGGCACGCCGAGCAGGTCGGCGTAGGCGGCACGGAACTCGGTGACGGCCCGCTCGGCGTTGCGCTCGGACGCGCTGACGAGTCCCCGGTTGGACAGGGGGCCGGTCAGTGTCCTGGTGACGGCCTCGGCGACGGGGGTGGGGGTCTGGGTTCCGCCCGGCCCGTCGAAGAAGGCGAGGCCGTGCGTGAGGGACGGGAAGTGGGCCCGGAGGGCGGCGACGTCGATGGCCATGGCCCCGACTCTGGCACCCGGGGCCGGGGCCCACCAGCACATCGCTTCGGTTCGACCGGATCACGTCGCACCCGAGAAAGGTGTCAGACCGTTCCTAGAGACTGAGCGGGAGTGAGTCCTGTCGCCAGGTCTCATGCTCGGCCGAACGCCCCGGACGGTGTTGGGCGTTCTGGTTGCCCGCGTTCGCTCCGCGTCCGGGCGGCACGGATCGTGTCCGTGGTCCGGGGATGCGGGGGCGGGTTCCCTCACGCCCAGGAACCCCCGGTCGGGCCTGGACGGTCCGATGCCCCTGCTCATCACTCCGGTGAGCAGGGGGCGGTGCCGTCCGTCGCCGGATCGGGTGTCCCTGGGCGCGCCTTCCGATCGCCACGGCAGCAGCCTCGTGGCGAGTGGTTGTGCGGGTTGTGGTGGTGAGGGGCTTCTGCCAGTGCTGGGCGCCCCAGCGGCTGGTGTAGGCCGGGTCGACGGCGATGACCGCGATACCCGTGGCGTCGGCCATCGAGGCCAGCCGGGCGCGGAGCTTGCCGGTGGGCATGCCGGAGATGAGCTGCCGGAAGCGTTTGCGGCGGCCGTGTTTCTCCCGGGTCTTCTCCGCGCCGAAGTCCAGATCCTCCACCGCGATCGCCTTCACGCCGCAGGTACGGGCCCAGTGCAGGACACGGGTGAGGGCGTGGCGGACCTGGGCATCCCGGTGCTCGGCGGTACCGGTCAGGCCGTAGAAGAAGCGGCGCGGGGCGCCAATCGGGTTGCCGTGGATGTCCAGGCGCCAGGCGCCAGGCGGGCAGATGGTCGACGTTCATGTCGACGCCGATCACGCCGTGGGCGAGCGCGGCATCGAGGGGGAGGGTGGGGGTGGGCGGGAGCTGCCAGGAGGCGGTCACATACCAGCGGTCCCGGCCCATGTCGATGGGGGTCCCCCCGGTCGGGCGAAGTCGAGAGTGGGGGAGGATGCGGTAGGCGATCGCCCGGCCGGCTGCAACGCGGTCCGCCCACTCGGTGCCCCGGTGCCCCGGTGCGCGAACGTGACCCTGCTCGCGAGGACGTACCGTCCGTGCGGGGCGTTGGCCAGATGTGTGAGCGGCGCGGGGAGTTTGATGCTCACCTCGCCGTCGGGGCCGACGCGGATCGTCTCGTTGCCGTAGCGCTTGCCGGGCTCACCGTCCGCCTGGCAGAACCAGCGCTCGGCCTCCCAGCGTCCGCGCCATCCGGACTCGGTGAGCTGGGCCGCCTCCAGGTGGTGCCGGGCACGGGCCAGGCGCTTGCCGCCGCGTACGACGTGCACAACTCCGGCCTCGCGGTCGGCCCGCGCGGCAGTCAGCCGGTCTTCCAGCACCCGCAGCCGCCTCGACTTCGCATGCCACTGGCGCCGCGACCGGTACCCCCCGGGCGCCTTCTTGGTTCCCTTCTGCCCGA
Coding sequences within it:
- a CDS encoding Fur family transcriptional regulator, producing the protein MTAPRTPTTAEELRGVGLRVTAARVALLETVRGGDHLGVEAIATGVRDRVGHISLQAVYEALHALTTAGLVRRIEPPGSPARFEGRVGDNHHHLVCRSCGVVVDVDCAVGHAPCLTAADDRGFSIDEAEVIYWGMCPVCSTAGST
- a CDS encoding cysteine desulfurase-like protein, encoding MAIDVAALRAHFPSLTHGLAFFDGPGGTQTPTPVAEAVTRTLTGPLSNRGLVSASERNAERAVTEFRAAYADLLGVPANSVVHGRSATQLTYDFSRHLAKGWRAGDEIVLSRLDHDANVRPWIQAAEHAGVTVRWIEIDAETTELDLDSYERALSPRTRLVAVTAASNVLGTKPPVRRIADRAHEAGALLYVDGVHYAAHHLVDVPALGADLFVCSPYKFLGPHCGVLAGFPDVLEALEPDKLLPSTNAVPERFEFGTLPYEILAGATAAVDFLAAMDTTHTADTAGPGDAPAAGVSRRERLARSLASLHAHENALRARVEEGLRALGDAVTVHSKAPDRTPTALMTLEGRDAREAQAHLAARGVVAPAGSFYAHEPFTALKLDDPALRVGLAPYTDTEDVDRLLDGLATFL
- the katG gene encoding catalase/peroxidase HPI, yielding MTENHDAIVTEPKAAEAGGCPVAHGRAAHPTQGGGNRQWWPERLNLKILAKNPAVANPLGGDFDYAEAFKSLDLAAVKADIAEVLTTSQDWWPADFGNYGPLMIRMAWHSAGTYRISDGRGGAGAGQQRFAPLNSWPDNANLDKARRLLWPVKKKYGQSISWADLMILTGNVALEQMGFETFGFAGGREDVWEAEEDVYWGPETTWLDDQRYTGDRELENPLGAVQMGLIYVNPEGPNGNPDPLAAARDIRETFRRMAMNDEETVALIAGGHTFGKTHGAGPADNVGDDPEAASLAEQGLGWKSSYGTGKGGDTITSGLEVTWTATPTQWGNGFFDNLFGYEWELTESPAGANQWVAKDGAGAGTIPDAHDPSKSHAPTMLTTDLSLRFDPVYEQISRRFHENPDQFADAFARAWYKLTHRDLGPKSLYLGPEVPAETLLWQDPLPEADGEVIGAEDIAALKAKLLDSGLTVSQLVSTAWASASTFRGSDKRGGANGARIRLEPQRGWEVNNPDELAQVLRVLEGIQEEFNSGAKKVSLADLIVLGGAAAVEKAAGDAGHDVEVPFTPGRVDASQEQTDVESFAALEPTADGFRNYLGKGNRLPAEFLLLDKANLLNLSAPELTVLVGGLRVLGANHAQSSHGVLTDAPGKLTNDFFVNLLDLGTTWSSTSADQSTFEGRDAATGEVKWTGTRADLVFGSNSELRALAEVYASDDAKEKFVNDFVAAWVKVSNLDRFDLV